In Maridesulfovibrio sp., the genomic stretch CTGCTTGCCGTCTCCCTTGAGCACCATGACTTCAAGGCAGTTATCGTGATCCAGATGCACGTGCAGAGTGGACATAATCAGATCGTGACTGTCGTGCTGCAATTCGGTCAGGCGCTGTGACAGTCCGCTGTGGTGATGGTCATAAACTAAGGATAGAGTCCCCGCCATTTCGCCGTCAGCCTCATCCCATTCCTTTTCCACCAACATGTTGCGGATCAGGTCGCGAATTGCTTCAGAACGTGTTTGATAACTTTTTTCATCACAAAGCTTGTCAAATTTTTCAAGAAGATCGGAATCAAGGGAAACTCCGAAACGTATAGTTTTACCCATTTCAAACCTCCGTAACGATCATATTGGATTTACCGGGGACAACCTCCCGGATATTAACTGTCATTTCCGCACTGCAACAGGCGGCCTTCTCGGTCAGTGGGAGCGAGGTCTTCCAGCCGAGGGATTCCAGTTTTTCCCACACAGGCACGGAAACGTCACGCACAGGCTCGGCCATCCAGATAGTTCCACCAGGCTTCAAAGCCTGACGAAACAGCTGTTCAAGCGGATCGAAAAATCTTTTCTCGTACAAGATATCACCGCCCCAGATAAAATCAAAAGAATGCGGGGCGAGGGATGATTCACGCCAGTCCATCTGCAACCAGAGCGGCTGAGAAGTCATATTTGTTATGGCGTTATCTTTAGCAAAATAGAGGGGCGGTAATTCATAATCAAAAGCTACAACTTCAGCGCCAAGGGATTGACCCACAATCGCGGTCAGCCCCAACCCGCAGCCCAGATCAAGACATTTGCGTCCCTTGATCCGTTCGACATTACGGTATAACCATTCACCGAGCAGCACACTGGCGGGCCATAGTTCGGCCCAGTACGGCAAACGCTCGTCATCACCGAAGTCATCTTCGCCGATCTCATCCCAAAGGGTTTCCAGATCAGCAGTACGCTCAATTTTCCAAACCCTTCCGGCGGTCTCGACTTCTATGGTTTCCCGTTCACCGGAAACATAATCTTTCAATGCGAAAACTCCCTTGCAAGAAAGTTTCAGACTGGTGTAAAAGAATCCAACGGAAAGGTCGTGTACCCCTGATAACTCGCTATCAGTCCACCTTACGCCGCAGATGGTGCCTCTTCAACCGACTGCGTATGCTTTTTTTCGCCAAAAGACAAGACTGCGTAACACGGATTATCTGGTGCCAAAATTATAAAATCATTTAATTTTGATTTTTGAATAATTTTTAAGAATAATTTTCTAAAAAATAGGCATGCAGAAGCCTTTTATTTCTTAAGCAGGAATGCTATCAGGAGCGAGTTATCCATATAGACACTTTTAAAACACACTATTATCAGTATACAAGAAGGAGGCCCCATGATTCCGCAGGAACTTCTTTACGCCAAATCTCACGAATGGCTCAAGGTTGATGGTGAAAACGGAACTATCGGTATCACCCATTTTGCTCAGGAACAGCTCGGCGACCTTACTTTCGTCGAACTTCCGCAGGAAGGCGACACCTTCGCTGCCGGTGACGAATTCGGGTCTATCGAATCCGTAAAGGCTGCAAGCGAAATGTACGTTCCGGTTGATTGCGAAGTAGTAGCGGTTAACGAACTGCTGGAAGACGCACCTGAAAAAGTCAACGAAGATCCTTACGGTGACGGTTGGATGATCAAAGTGAAAATCACCGGCCCTACCGACGGACTTCTGGATGCTGCTTCTTACGAAAAGGTAACTGAAGAAGAAGCCCACTAATCGGAGCCGTTCTTTAATATAGTACACAAACTTCCCCGCCGACCGCTTACGTCAGCGGGGAAGTAATTTTTTATACCGGAGGACATAATGCCTTACGTACCCCATTCCCCGGAAGAAATCCGGGAAATGCTTGATGTGATCGGCGTGAACTCCGTGGAAGACCTCTTTGCTGAAATTCCGGCCGAACTGCGCCCCAAAAGCTTTGACCTGCCCAAAGGCAAAAGCGAAATGGCAGTGCTGGAAAAGCTGTGCAAAATGGCTGCAAAGAACACCACGGACCTAACCAGCTTTCTCGGAGCAGGTTTCTACGACCATTTCATTCCCGCAGCGGTTGATGCCCTTTCCTCCCGCAGCGAATTTTACACTGCCTACACCCCTTACCAGCCAGAATCCTCTCAGGGGACCCTGCAGGCAATCTTCGAATACCAGACCGCTATGGCCCGGCTTCTGGACATGGATTACGCCAACGCATCCGTTTACGACGGCGGTTCAGCACTCTACGAAGCGACCCTCATGGCTGTGCGTAAAACCAGACGCAGGAAAATTATTGTTAGTGAAGCACTGAACCCCATTTACCGGGTCATGCTGAACTCCTATACCACCAACCTGAACATTGAGCTTGTCACCGTGCCCCACAACCATGGCCGCACCAACGTCAAGTCCATCACCGCAGCAGTAGATAAAGACACCGCAGCGGTCATTGTTCAGAACCCCAACTTTTTCGGTTCCGTAAACGACTTCACAGAAATGTTTGAAGCAGTGCACGAACACAAGGCTCTGGCTATCATGTCCACTTACCCGGTCATGCAGGCCCTGCTGAAAACTCCCGGCCAGATGGGTGCAGACATTGCTGTCGCAGACGGTCAGTCCATTGGGCAGCCTCTCTCTTTCGGTGGTCCCTACCTCGGAATCATGACCTGCAACAAAGCCCTTGTCCGCCAGATGCCCGGACGTATTGCCGGACGTACCGAAGACGAAGACGGCAAGACTGGTTACGTTTTGACCATTCAGGCCCGCGAGCAGCATATCCGCCGCCAGAAAGCGACTTCCAATATCTGCTCCAACC encodes the following:
- the nikR gene encoding nickel-responsive transcriptional regulator NikR, whose product is MGKTIRFGVSLDSDLLEKFDKLCDEKSYQTRSEAIRDLIRNMLVEKEWDEADGEMAGTLSLVYDHHHSGLSQRLTELQHDSHDLIMSTLHVHLDHDNCLEVMVLKGDGKQIKELAHRLISTKGVKHGKLGLTTTGEELV
- a CDS encoding methyltransferase domain-containing protein — translated: MKDYVSGERETIEVETAGRVWKIERTADLETLWDEIGEDDFGDDERLPYWAELWPASVLLGEWLYRNVERIKGRKCLDLGCGLGLTAIVGQSLGAEVVAFDYELPPLYFAKDNAITNMTSQPLWLQMDWRESSLAPHSFDFIWGGDILYEKRFFDPLEQLFRQALKPGGTIWMAEPVRDVSVPVWEKLESLGWKTSLPLTEKAACCSAEMTVNIREVVPGKSNMIVTEV
- the gcvH gene encoding glycine cleavage system protein GcvH; translation: MIPQELLYAKSHEWLKVDGENGTIGITHFAQEQLGDLTFVELPQEGDTFAAGDEFGSIESVKAASEMYVPVDCEVVAVNELLEDAPEKVNEDPYGDGWMIKVKITGPTDGLLDAASYEKVTEEEAH
- the gcvPA gene encoding aminomethyl-transferring glycine dehydrogenase subunit GcvPA, which codes for MPYVPHSPEEIREMLDVIGVNSVEDLFAEIPAELRPKSFDLPKGKSEMAVLEKLCKMAAKNTTDLTSFLGAGFYDHFIPAAVDALSSRSEFYTAYTPYQPESSQGTLQAIFEYQTAMARLLDMDYANASVYDGGSALYEATLMAVRKTRRRKIIVSEALNPIYRVMLNSYTTNLNIELVTVPHNHGRTNVKSITAAVDKDTAAVIVQNPNFFGSVNDFTEMFEAVHEHKALAIMSTYPVMQALLKTPGQMGADIAVADGQSIGQPLSFGGPYLGIMTCNKALVRQMPGRIAGRTEDEDGKTGYVLTIQAREQHIRRQKATSNICSNQALCALRTLIHLCLLGEEGLRRTAVLSVERAHYAAERLTAIDGVEMFTKGPYGNEFAISLPVNAFEVIDTLTERGIIPGFPVGRYYEGFENVLLVACTEKTTEEQIGIFAEILRGAI